A single region of the Microbulbifer sp. MKSA007 genome encodes:
- a CDS encoding CoA transferase produces the protein MLPLSGLRIVAVEQYGAGPFGTLYLANLGAEIIKIEDISRGGDVGRTVGPYFLESESGDNSSLFFQAFNHNKRSLSLNLSSPQGQEILHKLILSADALTDNLRGDVPGKLGITYKQLGKLNPKIVCAHLTAYGRNGERAKWPGYDYPVQAEAGYFKLTGDPDGPPTRCGLSLVDLSTGVALALAVVSGVLSARETGKGRDIDVSLFDNALYNLSYVAMWQLNAGHNQKRVPRSAHFSLSPCQLYKTKDDWIYLMCNKEKFWKALCQCIEHPELVDAPKFVNFRERRKNQSELTEILDEILSKKDTAEWLKILAGQVPAAPVYDVEQALTNPFVSDTDRIQTIPGDHGKDIKILAPSIRCDGEMVNFKRAPTLGEDTKDILAELGYSGAEIAKLAKYGII, from the coding sequence ATGTTACCTCTTTCAGGATTGCGGATTGTGGCAGTGGAACAATATGGTGCCGGCCCTTTTGGCACTTTGTATCTGGCAAATCTGGGAGCAGAAATCATTAAGATCGAAGATATCTCTCGTGGCGGAGATGTCGGTCGTACCGTAGGCCCTTACTTCTTGGAAAGTGAATCCGGGGATAATAGCAGCCTTTTTTTCCAGGCTTTCAATCACAACAAACGCAGCTTATCCCTTAACCTTTCCTCTCCCCAGGGGCAGGAAATTTTGCACAAATTAATTCTTAGCGCAGATGCCCTGACCGATAACTTACGGGGAGACGTACCGGGCAAGCTGGGTATTACTTACAAACAACTGGGAAAGCTGAACCCCAAAATTGTTTGCGCCCACTTGACGGCCTACGGCCGGAATGGCGAAAGGGCCAAATGGCCAGGGTATGATTACCCCGTGCAGGCGGAAGCAGGATATTTCAAATTAACAGGTGACCCTGACGGTCCGCCCACCCGGTGTGGCTTGTCCTTGGTGGATTTATCCACTGGAGTAGCTCTCGCGCTGGCCGTTGTTTCCGGAGTGCTTAGTGCTAGGGAAACTGGCAAGGGTCGAGATATTGATGTCAGTCTTTTTGACAACGCTTTATATAATTTAAGTTATGTGGCCATGTGGCAATTAAATGCAGGGCACAACCAAAAGCGGGTGCCGCGATCGGCACACTTTTCCCTGAGCCCTTGTCAACTTTATAAAACAAAGGACGACTGGATTTACCTGATGTGCAATAAGGAAAAATTCTGGAAAGCCCTGTGTCAATGTATTGAACATCCAGAATTAGTTGACGCACCCAAGTTTGTAAATTTCAGGGAACGCAGAAAAAATCAATCGGAATTAACTGAAATCTTAGATGAGATACTGTCAAAAAAAGATACTGCAGAATGGCTGAAAATTTTAGCTGGTCAGGTGCCGGCAGCCCCGGTATATGATGTTGAGCAGGCGCTAACAAACCCCTTTGTTTCCGATACCGACCGCATCCAAACAATACCCGGTGATCACGGCAAGGATATTAAAATACTGGCACCGTCAATTCGCTGCGATGGAGAGATGGTTAATTTCAAGCGGGCACCTACCCTGGGAGAGGACACCAAGGATATTCTGGCTGAGCTTGGCTATTCCGGGGCTGAGATAGCCAAGCTTGCCAAGTACGGCATCATTTGA
- a CDS encoding CoA ester lyase: protein MGSVINRSKYFRSVLFVPATRPDRYEKAMASGADIACVDLENAVSLEDKDTAREQVVNFFTGKDIVPTQRALRINQLDSDCGIKDMLMLLDLPQLPDVVILPKVQSAEEVIGFCQVMAPSHKTIRIIALIESPKGLENALSIAQVEEVVCLAFGAADYSATVGSDMSWDALLYGRGRLVQAAAFAGIDAVDGPYLELDDERSLIEETQRVSALGFSGKIAIHPKQIKPIHQGLAPSSEALSHAQRVLKAYKENHGGVLVVDGQMVDMPVVERALKTVAASKGL, encoded by the coding sequence ATGGGCAGTGTCATTAACAGAAGCAAGTACTTTCGCAGTGTCCTGTTTGTTCCTGCGACCCGGCCGGATCGCTATGAAAAAGCAATGGCCAGCGGAGCCGATATTGCCTGTGTGGATTTGGAAAATGCCGTTTCCCTGGAAGATAAAGATACTGCAAGGGAGCAGGTGGTCAATTTCTTTACAGGAAAGGATATTGTTCCCACTCAGCGCGCGTTGAGAATCAACCAGCTCGACAGCGATTGCGGCATCAAGGATATGTTGATGCTGCTAGATCTGCCGCAACTGCCAGACGTTGTGATTCTTCCCAAGGTTCAATCAGCAGAAGAAGTGATTGGTTTTTGCCAGGTTATGGCCCCCTCCCATAAAACGATTCGAATAATAGCCCTGATTGAATCCCCAAAAGGTTTGGAGAATGCGTTGAGTATTGCCCAGGTAGAGGAGGTGGTTTGCCTGGCCTTTGGCGCGGCTGATTACAGTGCAACAGTGGGGTCAGATATGAGCTGGGATGCTCTTTTATATGGCAGGGGGCGGCTGGTTCAGGCTGCCGCATTTGCAGGCATTGATGCTGTAGATGGCCCCTATTTGGAGCTGGATGATGAAAGAAGCCTAATTGAGGAAACACAGAGGGTCTCCGCCCTGGGGTTTTCTGGAAAAATAGCCATCCATCCAAAGCAAATTAAACCGATTCACCAAGGATTGGCACCATCTAGTGAGGCGCTCTCTCATGCTCAGCGAGTACTGAAAGCTTATAAAGAGAATCATGGTGGAGTTCTTGTAGTTGATGGACAGATGGTGGATATGCCCGTGGTTGAGCGGGCGCTGAAAACTGTGGCGGCCTCGAAGGGATTGTGA
- a CDS encoding MaoC family dehydratase, whose translation MPRYHFPAYIKTGKNRYRERYGLDFEDFKVGQVFHHRPGVTISQHDNKEECIKTLNQAMLHFDECYTAQTEFGKPLIDTTLAVQQLMGLIWKTYNRRKKIVGWRKISMVAPAYGGDTLYSESKVLEVQAGSEYDDAGLVEIVIYGKNQDKKTICEIQCDMLIFKRNHLPFSANGY comes from the coding sequence ATGCCCCGCTATCATTTTCCTGCGTATATAAAGACCGGTAAAAATCGCTATCGAGAGCGTTACGGTCTCGATTTTGAAGACTTTAAGGTAGGGCAGGTTTTTCATCATAGGCCCGGCGTTACCATTAGCCAGCACGATAATAAGGAAGAGTGCATCAAGACCTTAAATCAAGCCATGCTGCATTTTGATGAGTGTTACACCGCCCAAACTGAATTCGGTAAGCCGTTAATTGATACTACTTTAGCGGTTCAACAGCTAATGGGCTTGATCTGGAAGACCTACAATCGACGGAAAAAAATTGTTGGTTGGAGAAAAATTTCCATGGTGGCACCAGCTTATGGCGGTGATACCTTGTATTCTGAGAGTAAGGTTCTCGAAGTCCAGGCAGGTAGTGAGTATGACGACGCGGGGCTGGTAGAAATTGTTATATATGGAAAGAATCAAGACAAGAAGACTATTTGCGAAATACAGTGTGACATGTTGATCTTCAAACGCAATCACCTGCCTTTCTCTGCGAACGGCTACTAA
- a CDS encoding MaoC family dehydratase, which translates to MKESFNFLREVEDNVYIETVGIDFEDFEVGQIFEHRPGRTFTEASCVDYALRSFDLSPFITDKVYARRVYGDRQRVLETFVLSAMAHTTRTFGKVVANLEMSDCELQPVYVGDTLYFESEILSKRESKSRPEQGLLSIYSRAQNQHGEWVCAYKRTLLVYRKNFGPYKAAGY; encoded by the coding sequence ATGAAAGAGTCATTTAATTTTTTGCGGGAAGTAGAAGATAACGTTTATATAGAAACGGTCGGAATAGACTTTGAAGATTTTGAAGTGGGGCAAATATTCGAGCATCGTCCAGGTCGAACCTTCACTGAAGCTAGCTGTGTCGACTATGCACTTCGCTCATTCGATCTCAGCCCGTTTATCACTGATAAGGTATATGCGCGTCGAGTTTATGGTGATAGGCAACGAGTATTGGAGACATTTGTTTTAAGCGCAATGGCGCATACAACTAGGACGTTTGGAAAGGTTGTAGCCAACTTGGAGATGAGTGACTGTGAGTTGCAGCCAGTTTATGTGGGAGATACTTTATACTTCGAATCTGAGATACTTTCCAAAAGGGAGTCAAAATCAAGGCCTGAACAGGGGTTGCTTAGCATATATTCCCGCGCTCAAAATCAACATGGTGAATGGGTTTGCGCCTACAAGCGAACGTTACTTGTTTATCGTAAGAACTTTGGTCCCTATAAGGCTGCTGGATACTGA
- a CDS encoding DUF998 domain-containing protein, producing the protein MGNRDLIFIRQAMLIPVFALYNIFLGLFLPGYSIVTQHISELALESPFFPYSHRLTDILIGLSMCIFSLPCLSLAKAKFTFLTMFAFGVTWIFAGLFIMNSPLHDVYGLTSILIVVPVIFALEMRNYYISKKFQDLCVLVTLIHVVFFWFFSYGYMPVEYKGVTQRIWVAVTLIWYGLAAYQLSSSAKKKVHEQVASYSMPVT; encoded by the coding sequence TTGGGTAATCGGGATTTGATATTCATTAGGCAGGCAATGCTGATACCTGTGTTTGCACTGTATAATATTTTCTTGGGGTTGTTTTTGCCTGGCTATAGTATTGTGACTCAGCATATTAGTGAGTTAGCATTGGAATCACCTTTCTTTCCATATTCACATAGACTTACAGATATATTGATTGGTCTTTCTATGTGTATATTTTCTCTGCCTTGTTTGTCACTCGCAAAGGCTAAATTTACTTTTTTAACGATGTTTGCATTTGGTGTAACATGGATTTTTGCGGGGCTCTTTATTATGAATAGCCCATTACATGATGTATATGGGCTAACAAGTATCTTAATAGTTGTTCCTGTTATATTTGCTTTAGAGATGCGCAATTATTATATCTCAAAGAAATTCCAGGATTTATGCGTACTTGTAACCTTGATTCACGTTGTTTTCTTTTGGTTCTTTAGTTATGGATATATGCCTGTTGAATACAAAGGAGTGACACAAAGGATTTGGGTGGCAGTTACTTTGATATGGTATGGACTGGCAGCTTATCAGCTTTCATCGTCGGCCAAAAAGAAGGTGCATGAACAAGTTGCGTCATATTCTATGCCTGTTACGTAA
- a CDS encoding N-acetyltransferase: MDIQIRKESKRDIEPIHRVTTLAFREAPYTDHSEQFIVKALRQADALFISKVAEVDEEIIGHIAISPVVISDGSANWFGLGPISVLPEYQNRGVGSKLVRSALVDLKEQGAADCVVLGEPAYYGRFGFKVVEGLILPDVPVEYFQALSFDDDFPSGEVVYHRAFSARA; encoded by the coding sequence TTGGATATTCAGATACGCAAAGAGAGTAAAAGAGATATTGAGCCAATCCACAGAGTCACTACCTTGGCTTTTCGGGAGGCTCCGTATACTGATCACTCTGAGCAGTTTATCGTGAAGGCCCTTCGCCAAGCTGACGCATTATTTATATCAAAGGTGGCTGAAGTGGATGAAGAAATTATAGGCCACATTGCCATTTCTCCAGTTGTTATTTCTGATGGCTCAGCCAACTGGTTCGGGCTCGGGCCGATTTCAGTACTACCTGAGTATCAGAACAGAGGAGTTGGCTCAAAGCTTGTTCGGAGCGCCCTGGTTGACCTCAAAGAACAAGGTGCGGCAGACTGCGTTGTGCTGGGGGAGCCTGCTTATTACGGGCGTTTTGGCTTCAAAGTTGTCGAAGGGCTGATTTTACCCGATGTACCCGTAGAGTACTTCCAGGCACTGTCGTTTGATGACGATTTTCCAAGTGGAGAGGTTGTATATCACAGAGCATTCTCGGCACGAGCTTAA
- a CDS encoding GNAT family N-acetyltransferase: MSIEIRHSRKEDIPEIKDIYAQSSCYAGTLQVPYPSIDKWEKFLGDIPDNFYSIVAVLDGMIVGQIGMEVFSNPRRKHVSNIGMAVSEEHQNSGVGSKLLEAMLNLSINWLAVRRIELEVYTDNEQAIGLYKKYGFEVEGTAKNYAFRNGEYADVYLMAKVI; this comes from the coding sequence ATGAGTATAGAAATTAGACATAGTAGAAAAGAAGATATTCCTGAAATTAAAGATATATATGCTCAGTCTTCCTGCTATGCAGGAACACTCCAAGTCCCATACCCTTCAATAGATAAATGGGAGAAGTTTCTGGGGGATATCCCCGATAACTTTTATAGCATTGTAGCTGTCCTGGATGGGATGATTGTCGGTCAAATTGGAATGGAGGTGTTCTCGAATCCAAGGCGAAAGCATGTCTCAAATATAGGTATGGCAGTAAGTGAAGAACATCAAAATAGTGGGGTTGGCTCAAAGCTTTTGGAGGCGATGCTCAACCTATCTATTAACTGGCTTGCCGTTCGCCGTATAGAGTTAGAGGTTTATACTGATAATGAACAGGCTATAGGTCTATATAAGAAGTATGGATTTGAGGTCGAAGGCACTGCAAAAAATTATGCATTTCGAAATGGTGAATATGCTGATGTCTATTTGATGGCTAAGGTGATTTAG
- a CDS encoding GNAT family N-acetyltransferase, whose amino-acid sequence MSEINIRSANERDLARCFEIESVSYTGNEAATKEKILKRILTYPEGFLVIENNKEVIGFINSGATHDVELSNEEFKELVGHDSNGENIVIMSLVVHPNYQGKGMANKLLNSFISSMSELGKKRIYLICQDELVGMYAKYGFIHQGKSDSTHGGLSWHEMFLTL is encoded by the coding sequence ATGTCTGAAATTAATATTCGCTCTGCGAATGAGCGGGATCTAGCTAGGTGCTTTGAGATTGAATCTGTATCTTATACTGGTAACGAGGCAGCAACAAAAGAAAAGATTCTAAAGCGAATTTTGACTTACCCCGAAGGTTTTCTTGTTATAGAGAATAATAAGGAAGTTATAGGTTTTATTAATTCAGGAGCAACTCACGACGTAGAGTTATCTAACGAAGAGTTTAAAGAGCTGGTGGGGCATGATTCGAATGGAGAAAACATTGTTATTATGTCACTGGTGGTTCACCCTAATTATCAAGGTAAGGGTATGGCAAATAAGCTATTGAACAGCTTTATTAGCTCTATGAGTGAGCTAGGGAAAAAGAGAATTTATCTGATATGTCAGGATGAGCTTGTTGGTATGTATGCTAAATATGGATTTATTCATCAAGGTAAATCTGATTCTACTCATGGTGGCTTGAGTTGGCATGAGATGTTTCTTACGCTCTAA
- a CDS encoding 3-deoxy-7-phosphoheptulonate synthase, with product MSDVPAILSARTHMKLPGNDELIQKMPCPSDTALAIERTRHQVARILSGEDDRLLVVVGPCSIHDPEAALDYAQKLSEIQNQFESSLCLVMRTYFEKPRTTVGWKGFIYDPHLDGSADMHTGLTKARELLLNINALELGAATEFLCPLNALYIADLISWGAIGARTTESQTHRELASALPCPIGFKNSTDGNVKVAMDAIQAAQFQQIFCTTIRNGKLEAVQSTGNPNCHLILRGGRRPNYHAEDIEQAISQLDYASLPTGIMVDCSHGNSQKIHSIQMIVAESLCDQISTGQRNISAVMIESFLEEGSQKICPWDKMTYGQSVTDACIGWKDTYQALEMLSDAVVRRRHLFTTSHNMGMELNQSAL from the coding sequence ATGTCTGACGTTCCAGCTATTCTGAGCGCACGGACTCATATGAAACTCCCGGGTAATGACGAGCTAATCCAAAAAATGCCCTGCCCGTCTGATACCGCTTTAGCGATCGAGCGAACTCGCCACCAGGTTGCCAGAATACTAAGCGGTGAAGATGACCGCCTACTGGTTGTGGTCGGTCCGTGCTCAATTCACGACCCTGAAGCTGCGCTAGACTATGCGCAAAAACTGTCCGAAATTCAAAACCAGTTTGAAAGCAGTCTTTGTCTTGTCATGCGTACATATTTTGAGAAACCGCGTACTACTGTAGGCTGGAAAGGTTTTATTTATGATCCTCATTTGGATGGCAGCGCCGATATGCATACCGGGCTCACTAAAGCCAGGGAGTTATTGCTCAACATCAATGCACTGGAATTAGGGGCTGCCACTGAATTCCTGTGCCCGCTGAATGCACTCTACATAGCAGATTTGATTTCCTGGGGAGCTATCGGCGCTCGTACCACGGAATCACAAACACACCGGGAATTAGCCTCTGCACTTCCCTGTCCTATCGGTTTTAAAAATAGTACTGACGGAAATGTCAAAGTTGCAATGGATGCGATTCAGGCAGCTCAATTTCAACAGATATTCTGTACCACAATCCGCAATGGAAAACTTGAAGCTGTTCAGTCTACAGGCAACCCCAACTGCCACTTAATTCTTCGTGGAGGAAGAAGGCCCAATTACCATGCTGAGGACATAGAACAGGCGATATCTCAGCTTGATTATGCATCGCTCCCCACCGGCATTATGGTGGATTGCAGCCACGGCAACAGCCAGAAAATACATAGTATTCAAATGATTGTTGCGGAGTCTCTCTGCGATCAAATCAGTACAGGGCAAAGAAATATCTCAGCTGTAATGATTGAGAGCTTCCTCGAAGAAGGAAGCCAAAAGATTTGCCCCTGGGACAAGATGACCTACGGACAATCGGTTACTGATGCTTGTATCGGCTGGAAGGATACTTATCAGGCGTTAGAGATGCTTTCTGACGCCGTTGTCAGACGTCGCCATCTATTTACCACCTCCCACAATATGGGAATGGAATTAAATCAAAGTGCTCTGTAA
- a CDS encoding 4'-phosphopantetheinyl transferase superfamily protein, producing MNQDPFSDSYNSISAFLGGFQNIESNHFSGCLIETTFSVRNYCDSFFELLNIPFSDALNNAVPSRQAEFLAGRACAHFALSKLGMPVEEIPVGKNRCPVWPKGVRASITHASNRAICAASTTSEGLGIDYETIISDKTAEEIKHNIVSNSEVRLLSESGFPLEQWLTIAFSVKESFFKALYPKVGKYFDFLDVEITSVSPQQQKLELRILQDLSPRVLSGSTYTAIFQPHQGGILSVVEY from the coding sequence ATGAACCAGGACCCCTTTAGTGATAGTTACAACTCAATATCTGCGTTTTTAGGTGGGTTTCAAAATATCGAGTCCAATCACTTTTCTGGTTGCCTGATAGAAACCACTTTTAGCGTGAGAAACTATTGTGACTCGTTTTTTGAACTGCTTAATATTCCTTTTTCAGATGCATTAAACAACGCAGTCCCGTCCCGACAGGCCGAATTTCTTGCTGGGCGAGCCTGTGCTCACTTTGCCCTCAGTAAGCTGGGTATGCCCGTAGAGGAAATCCCTGTAGGAAAAAACCGCTGCCCGGTATGGCCAAAGGGTGTACGAGCTTCTATTACCCATGCTAGCAATCGAGCAATCTGTGCAGCCAGCACTACATCTGAAGGGCTTGGAATTGATTATGAAACAATTATTTCAGATAAGACTGCCGAAGAAATCAAACACAATATAGTCAGTAATTCAGAAGTAAGACTACTATCAGAGAGCGGTTTTCCTTTGGAACAGTGGCTAACAATAGCTTTCTCAGTGAAAGAAAGCTTTTTCAAGGCGCTATACCCAAAAGTCGGAAAGTACTTTGACTTTCTGGATGTTGAAATTACTTCAGTATCGCCCCAGCAACAAAAGTTAGAACTAAGAATTTTGCAGGACCTCTCCCCCAGAGTTCTCAGTGGAAGCACCTATACAGCCATCTTTCAACCGCATCAAGGCGGCATATTAAGTGTCGTTGAATATTAA